One Chroicocephalus ridibundus chromosome 22, bChrRid1.1, whole genome shotgun sequence DNA window includes the following coding sequences:
- the MEF2B gene encoding LOW QUALITY PROTEIN: myocyte-specific enhancer factor 2B (The sequence of the model RefSeq protein was modified relative to this genomic sequence to represent the inferred CDS: substituted 1 base at 1 genomic stop codon), with translation MGRKKIQISRILDQRNRQXEPLGDKVTFTKRKFGLMKKAYELSVLCDCEIALIIFNSTNRLFQYASTDMDKVLLKYTEYSEPHESRTNSDILETLKRKGLGLESHELELDEGPDPGEKARRLSEGMDLSVARPRFYSPVPLPEAAYGSSPPATDGSLSSASVSPQGQGRPPAFKPAAPKPPGRSPGPLPPGIGYPLFPAGSLNRALATKTPPPLYLGAEGRRGEAHGSLASGRSAGSAARPLYPALQTLSPVLAPGSAGVPSHSLSGFPFLAPAQAEFGAGETPPPPSFLQPGPTAWQHPRDMAALGVSSRIVPTEEAAAAPGASPQHQAISIKSERVSPGLGCSSGTPQSPLASLASLSEASRGPGDLQPRDDYAKGYPYPLGPPRPLAEEQRAPLPARRAQAMDAWQR, from the exons ATGGGCcggaaaaaaatacagatcagCCGAATACTGGATCAACGGAACCGGCAGTAGGAGCCGCTTGGGGAcaag GTGACCTTCACCAAGCGGAAATTCGGGCTGATGAAGAAGGCGTACGAGCTGAGCGTCCTCTGCGACTGCGAGATCGCCCTCATCATCTTCAACAGCACCAACCGCCTCTTCCAGTACGCCAGCACCGACATGGACAAGGTGCTGCTCAAGTACACGGAGTACAGCGAGCCCCACGAGAGCCGCACCAACTCCGACATCCTCGAG acGCTGAAGCGcaaggggctggggctggagagccACGAGCTGGAGCTGGACGAGGGGCCGGATCCTGGGGAGAAGGCGCGGAGGCTGAGCGAGGGCATGGACCTGTCGGTGGCACGGCCAAGGTTTTAC AGCCCGGTGCCGCTGCCCGAGGCAGCCTACGGCAGCTCCCCGCCGGCCACCGACGGATCCCTGAGCAGCGCCAGCGTCTCCCCGCAGGGCCAGGGACGCCCACCCGCCTTCAAGCCAGCAGCGCCGAAGCCACCGGGACGCTCACCAGGACCTCTGCCCCCAG GTATCGGCTACCCCCTGTTCCCCGCCGGCAGCCTGAACCGAGCCCTGGCCACCAAGACGCCCCCGCCGCTGTACCTGGGGGCCGAGGGCCGGCGCGGCGAAGCCCACGGCAGCTTGGCGAGTGGCCGGAGCGCTGGCAGCGCAGCG CGGCCGCTGTACCCCGCTCTGCAGACCCTGAGCCCCGTGCTCgccccgggcagcgccggcgTCCCCAGCCACAGCCTCAGCGGCTTCCCCTTCCTCGCCCCGGCACAAGCGG AGTTCGGGGCTGGCGAGACCCCGCCACCCCCCAGTTTCCTGCAGCCCGGCCCCACGGCGTGGCAGCACCCACGGGACATGGCAGCGCTTGG GGTCAGCAGCCGGATTGTCCCCACCGAAGAggcggccgcggcccccggcGCCTCCCCCCAGCACCAAGCCATCAGCATCAAGTCTGAGCGGGtctccccggggctgggctgctccTCGGGCACCCCCCAGTCCCCCCTGGCCAGCCTGGCCTCCCTGAGCGAAGCCTCCCGAGGCCCCGGAGACCTCCAGCCGCGGGATGACTACGCCAAGGGGTACCCTTACCCCCTGGGGCCCCCCCGGCCGCTGGCAGAGGAGCAGCGGGcccccctccccgcgcggcgAGCTCAGGCCATGGACGCTTGGCAGAGATAG